From the genome of Saccopteryx bilineata isolate mSacBil1 chromosome 6, mSacBil1_pri_phased_curated, whole genome shotgun sequence, one region includes:
- the AURKA gene encoding aurora kinase A translates to MDKSKKNDISGPVKTTVPAGDGPKRVPVTQQFPSQHPLTANSGQAQRVLFSSNSSQRVPSQAQKLVSSHKPVQHLKQKQLQATSGPRPLSRPLNPTQNSEQPQPPAPGNDSEKELESKKKNEESKKRQWVLEDFEIGRPLGKGKFGNVYLAREKQSKFILALKVLFKAQVEKAGVEHQLRREVEIQSHLRHPNILRLYGYFHDATRVYLILEYAPLGAVYRELQKLSRFDEQRTATYITELADALSYCHSKRVIHRDIKPENLLLGSAGELKIADFGWSVHAPSSRRTTLCGTLDYLPPEMIEGRMHDEKVDLWSLGVLCYEFLVGKPPFETSTYQETYRRISRVEFTFPDFVTEGARDLISRLLRHNPSQRLTLKEVLEHSWITANSSKPASSQENKESTSKHS, encoded by the exons ACTACAGTTCCAGCTGGTGATGGTCCAAAACGTGTTCCGGTGACACAGCAGTTTCCTTCCCAGCATCCACTGACTGCAAATAGTGGCCAGGCTCAGcgggtcttgttttcttctaaTTCCTCCCAGCGAGTTCCTTCACAAGCACAAAAGCTGgtctccagccacaaaccagtTCAGCATCTGAAGCAGAAGCAATTGCAGGCAACCAGTGGCCCTCGCCCTCTCTCCAGGCCACTGAATCCCACGCAAAACAGTGAGCAGCCTCAGCCACCAGCTCCTG GAAATGATTCTGAAAAGGAactggaatcaaaaaagaaaaatgaagaatcaAAAAA AAGGCAGTgggttttggaagattttgaaatTGGTCGTCCTCTGGGTAAAGGAAAGTTTGGAAATGTTTACTTGGCGAGAGAAAAACAGAGCAAGTTTATCCTGGCCCTGAAAGTCTTGTTTAAAGCTCAGGTGGAGAAAGCAGGAGTTGAGCATCAGTTGAGAAGAGAAGTGGAAATACAGTCCCACCTTAG GCATCCAAATATTCTCAGACTGTATGGTTATTTCCACGATGCCACCAGAGTGTACCTCATTCTGGAGTATGCGCCTCTTGGAGCTGTCTACAGAGAGCTTCAGAAACTGTCCAGGTTTGATGAGCAGAGAACTGCGACC tatatcaCTGAATTGGCAGATGCCCTGTCCTACTGCCATTCAAAGAGAGTTATTCATAGAGACATTAAGCCAGAGAATCTGCTCCTTGGATCAGCTGGAGAGCTTAAGATCGCAGACTTTGGGTGGTCCGTCCATGCCCCATCCTCCAG GAGAACCACCCTCTGTGGCACCCTGGACTACCTGCCCCCAGAGATGATCGAAGGCCGGATGCACGATGAGAAAGTGGACCTCTGGAGCCTTGGGGTTCTTTGCTATGAATTTTTAGTTGGGAAGCCTCCATTTGAGACAAGCACATACCAAGAGACCTACCGGAGAATATCGCGG GTTGAATTCACATTCCCGGACTTTGTAACAGAGGGAGCGAGAGACCTCATTTCAAGACTGTTGAGGCATAACCCCAGCCAAAGACTGACCCTGAAAGAAGTACTTGAACACTCCTGgattacagccaattcctcaaaACCAGCAAGTAGTCAGGAAAATAAAGAATCAACTAGCAAGCACAGTTAA
- the FAM210B gene encoding protein FAM210B, mitochondrial, with translation MARLLVLLGPAGRVGARVAPRASWLLSATTPCAPPSPFLPLLRPGPDARLLCAARGDCGGRQDPSKTATTTGSGVSNAEEKKQSKAQQLKKVFQEYGAIGVSLHIGISLVSLGMFYTVVSSGVDMSAILLKLGFKESLVQSKMAAGTSTFVVAYAIHKLFAPVRITITLVTVPLIVRYFRKVGFFKPPAAKP, from the exons ATGGCCCGCCTGCTAGTGTTGCTGGGCCCCGCGGGCAGGGTGGGCGCCCGGGTAGCGCCTCGCGCCTCCTGGCTCCTGAGCGCCACTACCCCCTGTGCCCCGCCGTCCCCGTTCCTGCCGCTGCTCCGACCCGGGCCAGACGCCCGGCTGCTGTGCGCGGCCCGCGGGGACTGCGGCGGCCGCCAG GACCCCAGCAAAACCGCTACAACAACAGGTAGCGGCGTCAGCAATGCCGAGGAGAAAAAGCAAAGCAAGGCGCAGCAGCTGAAGAAGGTGTTTCAAGAATACGGAGCCATTGGCGTGTCTCTGCACATTGGAATCTCGTTGGTCTCCCTGGGCATGTTCTACACGGTCGTTTCCAG TGGTGTGGACATGTCTGCCATCCTGCTGAAGCTCGGATTTAAGGAGTCCCTGGTGCAGTCCAAGATGGCGGCGGGGACGAGCACCTTTGTGGTGGCCTACGCCATCCACAAGCTGTTCGCGCCAGTGAGAATCACCATTACCTTAGTGACCGTGCCCTTGATTGTCAGATATTTCCGGAAAGTGGGATTTTTTAAACCTCCTGCAGCAAAGCCTTGA